The Candidatus Nitrosopumilus sp. SW genomic sequence TAAAATTGATTGCACCAAGAACGGATGACACACCTAAAATCTTTAATCCAAATATCCACATGTCAGCAGCTGGACCTGGAGCACTGATAATAGAGTATGGAGGTGTTGCATACCAAGTAAAGTCTGCAAAGCCTAACCAGATGAGAGCGCCTGCAGGAGGAATCATCCAAAATGCGATTGCATTAAGTTTTGGATAAGCCATATCTTTGTATCTAACCATAATTGGAACAAAGTAGTTACCAACAGAAGATGCAAATGGTATGATAAACAAGAAGATCAAAGTGGTTCCGTGAACTGTAAAGATTCTGTTAAAGGTCATTGCATCACCAATGATTTGTGCTCCTGGCAAGAACAATTCAGCTCTAATTGCAAGTGCTAATGCACCACCTAAGAACAAGAATCCTAGAGATGTGATAAGATAAAGTAAACCAACATCAGTATGATGGGTTGAGAACATTATTTGCCAAATTGGACGTGGTTTTTGTAATTCTAGAACCATTAGTTAATTCCCTCCAGTGATTCGGATAAAAGCGTTATCAAGAGTGTGGTTCCTCCACAATTAATGTTCCACGCATGTTATAGTGAATTAATCCACAGTATTCTCTGCATTGAATATCATGTTCGCCAACTGCATCAGGTGCAAACCATACAGTGTTAACTCTACCTGGAATTGCATCCATCAAAACCACATAATCGTGAATGTTAAAAGAGTGGTTTACATCAGTTGAATGAATTTCAAATTTGTAGGCTTTGCCTTTTTCTACATGTAATTCACCAATTTCTTTAGTACCATCTTCATGTTCAAAAGTCCAGAACCATTGTTGTCCTGTTACTTTGATAATTTCAGCACCTTCAGGAACATGTTCAACTAGTCTTTCTGCTTCCCATGCTTCTGCACCTACCCAACACATGATAGCGACTACTACGCCAACGTAAATCCATTCAGGCCAGTTAGAATGTCCACCCATTTCTACCACTCAGTCCCCTCATATGGTGTTGGTTTTGCTTTAGGATGAGATTCTCTAAATCTCCAAACTTGCCAAATCATAGTACCTGATACAACTGCACCTACAACAAATGCAATTGTCATCATTCTAAAGAATAAGTTCCAAATAATCACTCTACGATCTAAATATTCACCTGGCTCTGAAGGTTCAGCAAATGCATACTCTACAGCTGGAACTATTACCATAACGGCCAATACCAAGAATAACCCGACTATTCCCTTCATAGTGAATGACTGACGTGACCTTTGATTTCTATTTAAGGGTTTTCAAGATTATTAGCTACCAACCTTGATCGAAGCGAGTTGGATGCATTACATTAAGTCCGGAAATCGAGAACTTTCGTTTGTTCTCCCTAAAGAGATTCAAGGACGCGTTTGCAATGATTAATTCAAAGAGGTTTGTAGGGGACAAGTCTACAACTGTTGAAAGCATTGCCTTGATCGGATCCATATGAGTTACCAGTACAACATTTTCATCAGGATGGTTTTCAATGACGTGATCAACAATTCCTAAAACTCTTTTTTTGACTTCATCAAAAGTTTCTACACCATTGTGAGCAATTTCAAGATCACCTTGATAGAATTTCATAAAAACATTTCCATGATCATTGAAAATTTCATCATAGGCCATACCAGTGAATTTTCCCATATCAAGTTCAATTAATCGATCATCAATTGTAACATCAAGAGAATTGTGTTTTCCAACAATTTCTGCAGTATGTTTTGCTCTTTGAATAGGGCTAGAATAAATTGCAGAGATATTCATGTGTTCTAGTAATTCAGCAGTGTGTTGTGCTTGTTGTCTGCCAACATCAGTCAAAGGTACACCTTCTGTTCTACCTGCCAATATTCGATCAGTGTTATTTTTTGCCTGACCATGTCTTAGGAAAATTATTTGACCCAATCTAATCGAAATTCAAATAGAGATAATAATAACATTGTCTGTAGTTATTTCATGAAAGTAGGAATTATTGGTGGAACTGGTGGAATGGGTAAAGGATTTGCATTAAGATGGTCTCAAAATCATGATGTAATAGTTGGCTCTAGAGATGCAGCAAGAGCATCAGAATCAGCTACAGAATACACAAACTTGGCAAAAGAAGCATTTGGAGAAATTAAAGGAAGTATTTCTGGAAATGATAATGTTTCAGTTGCAAAAGAAAGTGATGTTTTGATTTTATCAATTCCATATGAGAACATTGATTCTGTGTGTTCAGGAATACTGCCAGAAGTTAAAGACAGCTGTGTTGTAGTATCCCCAATTGTTCCAATGACTAAAACAGATGTTGGATTTGAGTGTGTTTCAATTAAAGATAACAAACCATTCTCATACAAACTTGTATCAAACCATATGAAGAATAAATCAAAATTAGTATCTGCTTTTCATGTAATTTCTGAAAAGAAACTTGTCAATCCAACTCTAGAGTTAGATTATGATATTTTTGTTTGTGGAGATGACAAAGAAGCAGTAGGTGTGGTAAATACACTAATTGATGAGATAAAGGGATTAAGATCAATTTACTTGGGACCAATAGAGTTGTCATATTTGGCAGAAATGTCAACTCCATTGTTACTTAATGCAATGATTCAAAACAAGATAAAAAATCCTGGAATCAAAATTATCTAAGTCTGTTCTTTTATCATGAGCCACGAGTATTATAGGCGAGGTAGAAATTGGTATACTGCCATAGGAGTTTTATTTTCTGTTATGGCAGGAATTGTTTTAGTCAGACAATTACTGATATGGGGGCCAGAATTTGTTGAAGAATTTTTGTTCAATGGTGAAATCACTAATGAAAAAGTATCTATGGCAATGTTAGCATTTGGTGTTTTTATGATAGCATTGGGATTTAGAAAACATGAGCAAAAAAGATGAGTTTCTAAAAACGCAAAAGATTTTGCATCTATCTACTATTGGAAAAAATAAAACTCCACATATTGTTCCTGTATGGTACAGATATAGTGGAAAAAAATTCTATATCGGAACAAACACCAAAACTCAAAAGGCAAAAAATCTAAAGAAAAACAACAGGGTTTCTTTTTGTGTAGATACAGGAGTCAATGCACCAAATATCTATGGGGTTATGGGACAAGGAAAATCAAATTTAATCCTAGAAGAAAAAAAGGTGAAAATTATTGCAAAAAAGATTCTTTTACGATATTTCAAGACATTGGAGAACAAATCTGCAAAAGAATTACTTGATGACACTAATTGTGTTATAGAAATTATTCCTGAAAAAATTTCTGTCTGGAGTTATTGACTAACAAATTCTTCAATTTTGTTCATTGCAGAGTCTAAAACTTGAAGGCTAGGAAGATAAACTAGTCTGAAATGACCACTACCATATTGTTCTCCAAAACCAGAACCGTGTACAGTTAGCACACCTTTTGATTCTAAGAGTTTTGTAACAAATTCCTTGTCTGTTCCAAATCTATTATCTTCAATTTTTGGAAATGCATAAAATGCACCTTTTGGATTGGGGCAAGAGAGTCCTGGCATTTCATTTAGTCGTTTTACAACCAAGTCTCTGCGTTTTTTAATTTCAGATACAAAATTAGAGATATAGTCTTGAGGTCCTCGCAGTGATTCCAAAGCAGCATGTTGTACTGGAAGGCTTGTTGCAATTCTTACTCGGGCCAATTTGGGTAGATTTTCTCGTATTGCATCAAGTTTTGGAGAATTGTTAAATGCAATATACCCAATTCTCCAACCAGACATTAGGTGAACTTTGGAAAAACCATTTAGAACAATTACTGGAGAATCCCCTGCAACTTTACCAATCCCAACAAATTTTTCATCAAAAATAATTTGATCATAAATTTCATCACAAATTATGTAGAGATTATGTTGATTTGCAATATCTACTAGTTCTTGAAGTGATTTTTCATTAAACACGACACCAGTAGGATTGTTGGGACTAATCAGACATATGGCAACAGTTTTTGAAGTAATTTTTGATTTTATATCATCAATATCAGGAGTAGAATTATCCAAATCAACTGCAAACTCTACAGGGACTCCACCATGCAATCTAACATAGGAGGCATATGGAGGATAATATGGGCCTGGAAGTAGTACTTCATCTCCCTCTTCAACAATTGAGGATATTACCATGTCCAGTCCTTCAGATACACCATTTGTAACTAGAATCTCATCAGCAGAAATTGACAATCCTTTGGTATTTTCTTTTTTAGCAATCTCTTGTCTTAATTCTAATAGTCCTTCAGAAGTAGAATAGTAATTCTCACCATTGTTAATTGCGTCAATCAAAGCTTGTTTGACATTATCAGGGGGTTGAAAACCAAATTGAACAGGATCACCAATATTTAGATAATCTACTTGCATTCCTTGTTGTTGTACTTTTCTTGCTGCAAGAACAATATCTCTAATTGCATACTCTACACCTGCTACTTTTTTTGATACCTTCAAAGTATCTAGACAGATATTTAGGCCCGTTAAATTCTTACTTGTTTGGACTCGTTGCACAGCCTGGATAGTGCGGGCGGCTTCGAACCGCCAGGTCGAGGGATCGAAGCCCTCCGAGCCCTTTAGTTTATCTTATTAAGTAAAAAAATTTCCACAAGAACGAAATGAAAATATCATTATTCAAAATTGGGCTGGTTTTGGTAATTGTTGGGATGGGGTGGATATCAGTAGTTTTTACAGATGTTGAAAAAAATCAGGAACAAACTATTCTAAAACAATCAAGTTCTTTTGAAATGAAATCACAATTTACAGGTACAGATATTGGATTTTACAAAGTCTACATGTCAGAGTTTTCAGGGGAGGAGATATTCATTCAGATTCTAGATGTAAAAGACAATGTGATTCAAGAACAAATCATTCAAACAAAAATGTCAGTAGGATATTTTGATTTTAGTGGAGATGGGTCATACACTGTCAAAGTAACAAACTTGGCAAAAAATCAAGTGAATTTAGAAGTAGAATTTGGAAACACCAATTCAAAAGAAATGATCCCACCAGGAATAATGATTCTAGTTGGAACTATTTCTATGATAGTGATGGCATATCTTAAAATTAAAAATTACAAAATGGCACAGCCTGATGAGAATATCTCATAGACGGGGATACATTGTATTGTGTGTCCAAAAATTAGAATTAGATTGAACCCCAACCATATTGTAAAGAACAAAAATGTTACAATTGAAAAAGGCAATAAAAATTTGAGTTTAGTGTGTTCTCTATTTTTTAAAATTAATAATCCACCAAGGGAGCCTAGGACTAGTCCCAATTCTAGAGGTTGATGAGACCAAGAAATTAATCCATCAATACCAAATACTTCATGAGATAAAGAATCCCCAAAGCCAGAAATTATTTGAATTACAGAGCCAATCATTACTAGTTTAACCCCGGTCTTTAGAGAGCGATGAATAGATTTTCGAATTATTAACATGCCACCTAGTATTGAAGCTACTACAGTCATTGAGACTCCAGAGTATACAATCATGTGAGATGGACTCCAGAAAAATTCAGGTTCTTTTTGAAGATGAGATATTGCATCCCAAAATCCTGCTGAAACTGTAATGACAGGACCAATAACAGATAGAATGCATATGATATGTACAAGATTATCAGATTTTACAAGTGTCGAGTTTGAAATTCGTTGAATTAATCTCATTTATTCGCACTATATGAAAGGAGTATTTGAAATCTTGTAAAAATATCAAGTTGGAAAAATTTACTTTGTGGCTAATTTTTAGAATTAACTATATTAGATAAAACAATCTAGGAATTTCATGAGTCCTGGAATTGGATTAATGAAAAGAAGACTAGAAAAAGAGAAAGATGCCATTGCACTTGCAATGTCAGGTATTGCAAAAAAATACAATGTAGTTCCAGATACAATTGAAACTTTAGAAACAAAATATCATGATGATGCAGGAGATTGGTATGTGGCATTAGGATGGGAAGATAAAAAAGCCATAATTCAGATGGATTCTGTTCAAGGAACAATAACTGAGATTAAAGAAATTTAATTATCAAAGAATATTTCAAAATATTATGACTAGTGCAATTGTTTTAGGAGGATCTAGAGGCATAGGAAAAGCAATATCAGAATCACTAAAATCATTAGAAATTGATGTTTTTGCTGCATCAAAAAATGATATTGATACTTCAAATTTAGACAGCGTTAAAGAATTTGTCAAAAATCATAATCAAACAGATATTTTGGTTCTAAATACAGGAGGACCTGCTCCAAAGCCATTTCCAACAATCACAGAAGAAGATTGGAAATTATATCACAATCAATTATTTTTAGGATTTGTCACAATTTTACAAAATATCAAAATTAATGATGGAGGATACATTTTTCTGATCAGTTCTAATGTGATTAAAGAACCAAATTCAAAATTAATAATTTCATCAGCATATCGAGCAGCTTTTGCTGAAATTTTCAAAGTGCTGAGCAAAGAATATGCTGAAAATCAAATTAGTTGTATCAATATTGCTCCAGGACCAATCAACACTGATAGGACTCAAAAATTAATAGAAAATGTTGAAGAATACAAAAAATCATTACCTATGAAAAGATTAGGAGAGCCCGAAGAGATTGGAAATTTTGTAAAATCAATAATTCAAAATAAAATAAAGTATTTGTCAGGGGTTACAATAAACTTTGATGGTGCAAACTCAAATTATGTTTTCTAAAATTATTTTTTAAATTCAACGTTTGGTGTGTCAGGTTGACCTGCAATTGCAATTAATCCACCATCACGTAATTGTTGTAGTAATTGCATAACTTCTTTTTCAACTTGATTTCTTTGTAGTCCTGTTTGTTGTGCAAAAATTTCAACCAAGTCTGTAACTTTACGTTGTCCATTACAAGATTTCCAGAAATCAACAATTGCTTGATTAACCATGAAACCTTGATCATGTTCATTTGCCAATACCATAGAGCCATCTTCTTGTTGAACTAGTTTTCCAACACCTTGAGGTAATGCAGTTTCATAATTAATTGGAGCGGGAGTGTTCATTCCAGCGCCCATGTTTTTGATTTTGATTTTTGCCTCTTCAGACATTTTATCCATTGACCAAGGAGGATCCCATACAATGTCAATATTGACATTATTTACACCAGGAACTTTTTTCACAAATCTTGTTGCATCAGAAACTAGAGTTTCATGAAGGGGGCAACCCTGAGTAGTCATTGTCATTTTGATATTTACATCATTATTTTCTGCCACATCAATTCCATAGATTAACCCCATCTCAACAATGTTTAGAGGGACTTCAGGATCCATACACTGTTTTAATGAATCTTCAATTGTTTGTGGAGAAATTGTACTCATATTTTTAGAAACAATTTGAAAAACAATAAAAACTTTCTATTAATTAGCTGCAAATAATTTTGGAATAGACTCTTCATAGGGTGCTGTAGCCACGCCTTTTTCAGTAATTATTCCAGAAATTAGTTCGGGAGGAGTCATATCGAATGCAGGATTTATCACTCCTATATCATCAGGAGCAGTTTTTTTATCACCAATTCCAGTTACTTCAGAACCTTTACGCATTTCAATAATTACATCTTCAGCCTTTGTTTCTAGATCAATTGTGGATAATGGTGCTGCAACATAAAATGGAATACCATGTTGTTTGGCCATTGTGGCTACTTGATAGGTTCCAATTTTGTTAAAGACATGACCTGTTTTTACAATTCTATCTGCTCCAACTACGACTTTGTTTACCAAACCATTTGCCATAGAATAACCTACTGCAGTATCAGGAACTAGACGTACATCAAAACCATCATGTTTTAACTCAAATGCAGTTAATCTTGATCCTTGTTGTATGGGTCTGGTTTCAGTTGCGATTACTTTGACATTTTTTCCGCTCTCCCTTGTAGCTCTGATTACACCTAATGCAGTTCCATATGCAACAGTTGCCAAAGCACCAGCATTACAATGAGTCATTATGGTATCATTATCATCAAAAAGGACAGAACCATTTTTTCCCATAGTTTTGTTTATTTCGATATCTTCATCTGCCATTTTTTTTGCTTCAGAAATTACTAATTCACGTATTTGTTCAACAGAATCTCCGGTTTTTGCAACATTCATTATTTTTTCCAATCCCCAGCCAAGATTTACTGCAGTAGGTCTGGTTGCAAATAGAATATTTCTTGCTTTGTCTAGATCAGAAATAAGTTCATCTTTTGTGGTTGCTTTACTTTGTAATACTGCTAATGCCAAACCAAATGCACCTGAGACCCCAATAGCTGGTGCACCCCTAACGATCAAAGTTTTGATAGCATTAGCAACTTGATTAAAATCATCATATTCTACAAACACGAGTTGATTTGGTAATTTTGTCTGATCAATCATCACTACTTTGTTATCTCTCCATTCTACAGTTCTGAGAGAGGAATCCATTACATCTTCAGTCATGTATAATCTCAAAAATAGGCTTTTTAAAAACCAATTGTAATTAATCATAAAATATAGCCCATTTTCTTTCATAATTTATGAAAGTTTTAGTTACTGGAGGACAGATTGTATAGGAAATATCTTGTAGGTTGACTTTTAGCAAAAGTATACAATGTTGGATTCTCACCAAAGTTTGGTTTAGATAAAATAAGAGAAATGTTATAGAAGATAGACATTTTATTATTGATCATTTTATCAATTTATGTAATGCTAAAACATTCTACACTAGAAAAATATGATTCTCTAAAAATGTATGAAGTTTATGACAAGTGGCCAGAAATTGCATTAAAATCATTTGAATCTGAACAAAATCCCATAAATTTTGATAAGATTAATCATATTGTTTTTGCTGGAATGGGAGGTTCAGGAGCTATAGGAGACTTGTTTGCAGCTATTTTATCTAAAACTAAAATTCACGTAAATGTTGTTAAAGGATATCACTTACCAAAAACTGTTGATCCTAATTCGCTTGTAATTACTATAAGTGTTTCAGGAAATACAAAAGAAACTATTTCAGTATTAGATTCTGCTTTCAATCTTGGGAGTAAAATTATTGCTTTTTCTTCCGGAGGAGAAATGGAAGAATATTGTAAAAAAAATAAAATAGAACATAGGAGAATTCCACAAAATCATTCTCCAAGAGCTTCATTTACTTCATTTTTATATTCTATTTTGAAAGTTTTACATTCTACTCTTGAAATTAAACAAGAAGATATTCTAGAATCAATTGCAGAAATGAAGAAAATGCAAAAGAAAATTAATTCAAGAAATTTGACAGAAAAAAATCCAGCACTTAATTTAGCAAAATGGATTGACAATGTTCCCATAATTTACTATCCTTTTGGACTAGAATCAGCTACAATTAGATTTAAGAATTCACTTCAAGAAAATACAAAATTACATGTTATGACAGAAGATGTGATTGAAGCTTGTCATAATGGCATTGTTTCATGGGAAAGAAAGTCAAGTATTCAACCTATTTTGATTGAAGGTCAAAATGATCATATCAAAACTAAAGAAAGATGGATTATTTTAAAAGAATTTTTTAAAAAACGCAATATAGAATACAAAGAAATCAAATCAATTAACGGAAGCATATTAACAAAATTAGTAAATTTAATTTATCTTTTAGATTATGCTTCAATATACCTAGCAGTTTTGAATAAAATTGATCCTTCACCGGTCAAATCTATAGATTTTATTAAGGAAAGATTAGAAAAGCAGAATTAATCAATCTAAAATTAATTTATCAATTGAATTCGCAAGGAATTCAGATGCAGTGCCATGATTTGCAAGATATTGTTTCACAAATTCATTTCCTTTATTTATGAAATGTTCAGATGTTTCACGAACATAAAGAATTTGATGTAATGTTTTTTCAAATTTTTCTTGTTCATTAGAATTAAAAAACATAGTATTTCCAGAGCTTGAAGCACTCAGACGTTCTTGCGGATCTGATAAAATTGTCATAGTTGGTTTATTGAAAATATTTGCTTCTAAAAGAACAGTTGTTAAACCAACTGAAATAACGACAGAAGAGGATTGAATTAGTCTTGGAAGGTTTGCATCAACCATAATTTGAACTTCAGGGTCATATTTGTTAATAAGTGGTTCAACCATTACCGATTTCCATTTCATATCACCTGGATGTAATTTTATGATTTTTTTTCTATCAGTTATTTTTTTTAGGGTTTTACAAATTACTTTTATTGCTTCTTCATATTGAATATAGGTATTGGTTAACTGACTGCCAGCATTTTTTTTATCTAGTTGTCCCAGAACCACAAGAATTAATCCATCATCATCAGATTTTTGTTTTTTGAGATTAAAATATGAATCATGTCGAGGGCTTCCAGAAACTATTATGTTATTTTTTTGTATCCCATGTTCTATAGCATATTTTTCCATAATTGGTCCCCATACTGCAATTTTTTTGTCATTATAGATAGGAATAGTTCCATGAATCGAATTCATTTCAGAAAAATTTGGAAAGGATACATGTGGAGTTCCATGTTGAAGAACCATAGATAAAATATTTTGTTTTCGGGCATGATAGATCAGAATTTTTTCTTGTAATGCAACTTCATAAAAATGAATTATTAGTAAAGGTTTAATTTTTGAAAGGAATTTTTTTGAAGATATTATTTCATAAATTGCTTCAGAAAATCGATCCTTACAGAAATTTTTAAAATATTGAGAAAAATAGTTCCAAAATGAAATTCCATCTATAGAAAAAATTTTTGAGAACAATTGATCATTGGAAAATAATTTTTCTAATTTTTTATTTATTAACACAGATTCGTTTTGGATGAATTCATGATCTGTTTTTTTAAGATATTGTTCATAAGAACCAAGAATGCATTCATTATTTTTTACAATTTTAAAAGAATTAAAATTCCATACTGCAGCACGTTTTCTATTTAATAAGAAAATATTTCTTTTTTGAGAGGATATTTTTTTAAAAAACACATCATACAAAGAAGGATTAAAATCTACTAATAATACAGAATCATTTTTTTTATCAAATTTTGAAAAAATATTGTTAAAAAATGGAATAAAAAATTGTTCATAAAGTTTTCTAATTTTAAAAAATGCTTTTCTTGGTAAACGTAATGTAATAGGAATTGGTCCAAGATTATATTTTATGGGAAAGACATCAAAATTCCAATACTCTTTTTCAGATTTTTCATCTTCAATTATTGAAATGATAGAATTTGAAAATATTGTCAAAACTAGTTTTGATATAGAATTTGAAACTAAAATGGAATTAGGGTTTAATTTTTTATGAATTTTAATTAACGAAAAAAATATGATCATTGTTTGAATTAATGATGGGTATAATTCTTGTTCAAGTAGCCAACCAAGATTTATGTTTTCAAATAATAATTCCTTTTCAATAGTAGGATCTGTGTACCAAGTAGTTGAAATATTCAAAATGGTTTTATTGAGTTGAGATAAATCAGATGTAGTTAGATATGAATCTAGAATTTCATGCTTAATTTCCATATCATCAAGTTGTTTATGAGAATAATAATCCAAAGCAAAAATAACGGAATTTGGATCATTGAGATTTTCAAGTAATTCATCATTTATGTGAAATCTTTCAAATAGCAATACAAGATTAGTACTCATAAAAATATCAAATCCCAGACATATTAGAATTTAGTTTATTTCTGTTTGATTTGAAATGAAAAAAATCAATTAGTAATGAAACAAATCCTTCAATTTGTAATTGTAAGAAATAATCAAAATTTTTCAAAAATGATGTTAATCCTAGGTTTTTTAGACACCACCGTGTTAATGGAAACCATGGAAAAATAATACCAGTTTTACCTAGATTATATTGTTTTGATATTGCAATAATTCCTTTTCCACTTGCTCCTTGTTCATATTCATGCATCAAGATCTCGTCATTTACATACAGATCACCAAATTTTAACACATTTAGAAAAATTGCCCAGTCATTTCCAAGAAATGAATCCCTGACAAGACTGTTTCTTAAAATGTCTGTTTTAAATATACTGTAAATAGATTGACATGAACATTTTTTGAGGTATAGACGTGTTTTAGTGTTAAAATTACCAGTAATAGATATTATTTCTCTAGGTCTAAAAAAATTTCTTATTTTTTTCATCAGTTGAGAATATTGTAAATCATCTTTGTTTATTTGAGATTCTTTGTCTTTTGGTACATATGGTTCTATTTTACATATACTTGCAACACAATTAGTATTTTTTTCAAGGGTTTTTAGGTTTTTTTCAATAAATTGTGGGAAAATAAAATCATCAACTGCTGTCCACATGAAGTATTCATAATTAGCTTTCTCTAAAACAAAATTGAAATTCCAGGTTATGCCATTATTCTGAGAGTGACGAAAATATTTAATTCTGTCATCTTTTTGAACAAATTCTTTGCAAATTGATTCAGTGTTATCCGTAGAACCGTTATCAGAAATAATTAATTCAAAATGCCTATGAGATTGATTAAGAATAGACTTTAGCTTAGATCTTAGAAATCTTTCTCCATTATACACAGGCAATCCAATACTAATTTTTGAAATTTTACTTTGCATTTTAAACAGGTTGGATTTTCCTCATTTTCTTTAAACCATCAATTGAATTAGACATTGCCATTCCTGTTTTCTCAAATGCTTTTTTATTTTCAAGTTTCACGTTTACTCTTTTAGCAGGTAACTTTAGAACTGAAGAATTTATGGCTTTAATTTTATTTTTATCAAGTCCAAAAATATCTGCCA encodes the following:
- a CDS encoding cupredoxin domain-containing protein yields the protein MGGHSNWPEWIYVGVVVAIMCWVGAEAWEAERLVEHVPEGAEIIKVTGQQWFWTFEHEDGTKEIGELHVEKGKAYKFEIHSTDVNHSFNIHDYVVLMDAIPGRVNTVWFAPDAVGEHDIQCREYCGLIHYNMRGTLIVEEPHS
- a CDS encoding heme transporter CcmC; this encodes MKGIVGLFLVLAVMVIVPAVEYAFAEPSEPGEYLDRRVIIWNLFFRMMTIAFVVGAVVSGTMIWQVWRFRESHPKAKPTPYEGTEW
- a CDS encoding histidine phosphatase family protein; this encodes MGQIIFLRHGQAKNNTDRILAGRTEGVPLTDVGRQQAQHTAELLEHMNISAIYSSPIQRAKHTAEIVGKHNSLDVTIDDRLIELDMGKFTGMAYDEIFNDHGNVFMKFYQGDLEIAHNGVETFDEVKKRVLGIVDHVIENHPDENVVLVTHMDPIKAMLSTVVDLSPTNLFELIIANASLNLFRENKRKFSISGLNVMHPTRFDQGW
- the npdG gene encoding NADPH-dependent F420 reductase — its product is MKVGIIGGTGGMGKGFALRWSQNHDVIVGSRDAARASESATEYTNLAKEAFGEIKGSISGNDNVSVAKESDVLILSIPYENIDSVCSGILPEVKDSCVVVSPIVPMTKTDVGFECVSIKDNKPFSYKLVSNHMKNKSKLVSAFHVISEKKLVNPTLELDYDIFVCGDDKEAVGVVNTLIDEIKGLRSIYLGPIELSYLAEMSTPLLLNAMIQNKIKNPGIKII
- a CDS encoding pyridoxamine 5'-phosphate oxidase family protein — its product is MSKKDEFLKTQKILHLSTIGKNKTPHIVPVWYRYSGKKFYIGTNTKTQKAKNLKKNNRVSFCVDTGVNAPNIYGVMGQGKSNLILEEKKVKIIAKKILLRYFKTLENKSAKELLDDTNCVIEIIPEKISVWSY
- a CDS encoding pyridoxal phosphate-dependent aminotransferase, with amino-acid sequence MKVSKKVAGVEYAIRDIVLAARKVQQQGMQVDYLNIGDPVQFGFQPPDNVKQALIDAINNGENYYSTSEGLLELRQEIAKKENTKGLSISADEILVTNGVSEGLDMVISSIVEEGDEVLLPGPYYPPYASYVRLHGGVPVEFAVDLDNSTPDIDDIKSKITSKTVAICLISPNNPTGVVFNEKSLQELVDIANQHNLYIICDEIYDQIIFDEKFVGIGKVAGDSPVIVLNGFSKVHLMSGWRIGYIAFNNSPKLDAIRENLPKLARVRIATSLPVQHAALESLRGPQDYISNFVSEIKKRRDLVVKRLNEMPGLSCPNPKGAFYAFPKIEDNRFGTDKEFVTKLLESKGVLTVHGSGFGEQYGSGHFRLVYLPSLQVLDSAMNKIEEFVSQ
- a CDS encoding SDR family NAD(P)-dependent oxidoreductase, coding for MTSAIVLGGSRGIGKAISESLKSLEIDVFAASKNDIDTSNLDSVKEFVKNHNQTDILVLNTGGPAPKPFPTITEEDWKLYHNQLFLGFVTILQNIKINDGGYIFLISSNVIKEPNSKLIISSAYRAAFAEIFKVLSKEYAENQISCINIAPGPINTDRTQKLIENVEEYKKSLPMKRLGEPEEIGNFVKSIIQNKIKYLSGVTINFDGANSNYVF
- a CDS encoding PqqD family peptide modification chaperone, with translation MSTISPQTIEDSLKQCMDPEVPLNIVEMGLIYGIDVAENNDVNIKMTMTTQGCPLHETLVSDATRFVKKVPGVNNVNIDIVWDPPWSMDKMSEEAKIKIKNMGAGMNTPAPINYETALPQGVGKLVQQEDGSMVLANEHDQGFMVNQAIVDFWKSCNGQRKVTDLVEIFAQQTGLQRNQVEKEVMQLLQQLRDGGLIAIAGQPDTPNVEFKK
- the mtnA gene encoding S-methyl-5-thioribose-1-phosphate isomerase, encoding MTEDVMDSSLRTVEWRDNKVVMIDQTKLPNQLVFVEYDDFNQVANAIKTLIVRGAPAIGVSGAFGLALAVLQSKATTKDELISDLDKARNILFATRPTAVNLGWGLEKIMNVAKTGDSVEQIRELVISEAKKMADEDIEINKTMGKNGSVLFDDNDTIMTHCNAGALATVAYGTALGVIRATRESGKNVKVIATETRPIQQGSRLTAFELKHDGFDVRLVPDTAVGYSMANGLVNKVVVGADRIVKTGHVFNKIGTYQVATMAKQHGIPFYVAAPLSTIDLETKAEDVIIEMRKGSEVTGIGDKKTAPDDIGVINPAFDMTPPELISGIITEKGVATAPYEESIPKLFAAN
- a CDS encoding SIS domain-containing protein — encoded protein: MLKHSTLEKYDSLKMYEVYDKWPEIALKSFESEQNPINFDKINHIVFAGMGGSGAIGDLFAAILSKTKIHVNVVKGYHLPKTVDPNSLVITISVSGNTKETISVLDSAFNLGSKIIAFSSGGEMEEYCKKNKIEHRRIPQNHSPRASFTSFLYSILKVLHSTLEIKQEDILESIAEMKKMQKKINSRNLTEKNPALNLAKWIDNVPIIYYPFGLESATIRFKNSLQENTKLHVMTEDVIEACHNGIVSWERKSSIQPILIEGQNDHIKTKERWIILKEFFKKRNIEYKEIKSINGSILTKLVNLIYLLDYASIYLAVLNKIDPSPVKSIDFIKERLEKQN
- a CDS encoding glycosyltransferase family 2 protein; translated protein: MQSKISKISIGLPVYNGERFLRSKLKSILNQSHRHFELIISDNGSTDNTESICKEFVQKDDRIKYFRHSQNNGITWNFNFVLEKANYEYFMWTAVDDFIFPQFIEKNLKTLEKNTNCVASICKIEPYVPKDKESQINKDDLQYSQLMKKIRNFFRPREIISITGNFNTKTRLYLKKCSCQSIYSIFKTDILRNSLVRDSFLGNDWAIFLNVLKFGDLYVNDEILMHEYEQGASGKGIIAISKQYNLGKTGIIFPWFPLTRWCLKNLGLTSFLKNFDYFLQLQIEGFVSLLIDFFHFKSNRNKLNSNMSGI